From Synechococcus sp. A10-1-5-1, a single genomic window includes:
- the gcvP gene encoding aminomethyl-transferring glycine dehydrogenase produces MDLSAFVQRHIGPTPAEQQTMLRDLGLADLEALVRQVVPEPIRLEPAQALEGLPAGCHEAQALAELEQIAAANEVRRSFIGLGYYGCITPALIQRHVFENPAWYTAYTPYQAEISQGRLEALLNFQTLISELTGLPIANASLLDEATAAAEAMALSLGACRNRSARRFLVDEAVFPQTWAVLQTRAEPLELELERVNPQELLERPEAFSDAFGLLLQLPGASGALWHPGAVIAAARAAGVIVTAAVDPLAQVLMAPVAELGVEIAVGSTQRLGIPLGFGGPHAAFFATTPTHQRKIPGRLVGQSVDAEGHPALRLALQTREQHIRRDKATSNICTAQVLLAVMASFYAVHHGPDGLTAIARRLVLQRELLRRGLEALGHPPELAPGLDTLRVRCSEAPELIARAAAAGFNLRPEADGFAISLDELSDLDELQRLLSALAALPQTAPDLARLEHTLLQESQGQPIEDRLWGTLVPRRTRPWLQQPVFHRYRSETELLRYIQRLVSKDFSLVHGMIPLGSCTMKLNAAAELLPVSWPGFAGLHPFAPAHQSAGYRRLVADLEHWLAAITGFAGVSLQPNAGSQGEYAGLLVIRAYHRSRGDEQRRVCLIPTSAHGTNPASAVMAGLKVVAVACDGQGNIDRADLQAKVEAHKDELAALMVTYPSTHGVFEEGIREICALVHAHGGQVYLDGANLNAQVGLAKPGAYGADVCHLNLHKTFCIPHGGGGPGVGPIAVAAHLMPFLPGHPAAEACGGDQAIGPVSAAPWGSASILPISWMYIRMMGGAGLRQASAVSLLAANWLAHQLEDHFPVLYRGQSGRVAHECIFDLRPLKRSAGLEVDDLAKRLMDYGFHAPTVSWPVAGTVMVEPTESEGLAELQRFCDALVAIRAEAAAIESGAMDPENNPLKRAPHTLSAVTADVWDRPYSRQQAAYPQGEEHHQGKLWPAVARIDNAFGDRNLVCTCPSVEEMAVSSPTAA; encoded by the coding sequence ATGGATTTGAGCGCCTTTGTTCAGCGCCACATCGGCCCCACCCCCGCTGAGCAGCAGACGATGCTGCGGGATCTGGGGCTTGCTGATCTGGAGGCCCTGGTGCGCCAGGTGGTCCCAGAACCGATTCGCTTGGAGCCGGCCCAGGCCCTTGAGGGGTTGCCGGCTGGCTGCCACGAGGCCCAGGCCCTGGCGGAACTGGAGCAGATTGCGGCGGCGAACGAGGTGCGCCGTTCCTTCATTGGTCTGGGCTACTACGGCTGCATCACCCCGGCGCTGATTCAGCGCCATGTCTTTGAAAATCCCGCCTGGTACACCGCTTACACCCCTTATCAAGCGGAGATCAGCCAGGGGCGCCTCGAGGCACTTCTCAATTTCCAGACCCTGATCAGCGAGCTCACCGGCCTGCCGATCGCCAATGCCTCGCTGCTGGATGAGGCCACGGCAGCGGCCGAGGCCATGGCCCTGAGCCTGGGAGCCTGCCGCAACCGCAGTGCACGTCGTTTCCTGGTGGATGAGGCGGTGTTCCCTCAGACCTGGGCCGTCCTGCAGACCCGGGCCGAACCGCTGGAGCTGGAGCTGGAGCGGGTTAACCCTCAGGAGCTCCTGGAGCGGCCTGAGGCCTTCAGTGATGCCTTCGGACTGCTGCTGCAGTTGCCCGGTGCCTCCGGTGCGCTCTGGCACCCCGGTGCGGTGATCGCTGCCGCGCGGGCCGCTGGCGTGATCGTGACGGCGGCGGTGGATCCCTTGGCCCAGGTGCTGATGGCGCCGGTGGCCGAGTTGGGCGTTGAAATTGCGGTGGGAAGCACCCAGCGCTTGGGTATCCCCTTGGGCTTTGGCGGGCCCCATGCGGCCTTCTTTGCCACCACCCCCACCCACCAGCGCAAGATTCCGGGCCGTTTGGTGGGGCAGTCCGTGGATGCCGAGGGCCATCCGGCGTTGCGCTTGGCTCTGCAGACCCGTGAGCAGCACATTCGCCGGGACAAGGCCACTAGCAACATCTGCACCGCCCAGGTTCTGCTGGCGGTGATGGCCAGCTTCTATGCGGTGCATCACGGCCCCGACGGCCTGACGGCGATCGCCCGGCGCTTGGTGTTGCAGCGGGAGCTGCTGCGACGCGGGCTCGAGGCCCTGGGGCATCCCCCCGAGCTAGCCCCTGGCCTGGACACCCTGAGGGTGCGCTGCTCCGAGGCGCCGGAATTGATTGCCCGGGCCGCGGCGGCGGGCTTCAATCTGCGCCCCGAGGCCGATGGCTTTGCCATCAGCCTCGATGAGTTGAGCGACCTCGATGAGCTGCAACGGCTGCTCTCAGCCTTGGCGGCCCTGCCACAAACGGCGCCGGATCTGGCGCGACTGGAGCACACCCTGCTGCAGGAGAGCCAGGGACAACCCATTGAAGACCGTCTGTGGGGGACCCTGGTGCCCCGTCGCACGCGTCCTTGGCTCCAGCAACCGGTGTTCCATCGCTACCGCAGCGAGACCGAGTTGCTGCGCTACATCCAGCGGTTGGTCTCCAAGGACTTTTCCTTGGTCCACGGCATGATTCCGCTAGGGAGCTGCACGATGAAGCTCAATGCCGCGGCGGAGCTGCTGCCGGTGAGCTGGCCGGGGTTTGCCGGTCTGCATCCGTTCGCTCCGGCCCACCAGAGCGCGGGCTACCGCCGTTTGGTGGCCGATCTTGAGCATTGGTTGGCGGCCATCACCGGTTTTGCCGGGGTGTCCCTGCAGCCCAATGCCGGATCCCAAGGGGAGTACGCCGGCTTGCTGGTGATTCGCGCTTATCACCGCAGCCGCGGCGATGAGCAGCGCCGGGTCTGTCTGATCCCAACCAGTGCCCATGGGACTAACCCCGCCAGCGCTGTGATGGCTGGCTTGAAGGTGGTGGCCGTGGCCTGCGATGGCCAGGGGAACATCGATCGGGCTGATCTGCAGGCCAAGGTCGAAGCCCACAAGGATGAGTTGGCGGCCCTGATGGTCACCTATCCCTCCACCCACGGGGTGTTTGAAGAGGGCATCCGCGAGATCTGCGCGTTGGTGCATGCGCACGGCGGTCAGGTGTATCTCGATGGCGCCAACCTGAACGCCCAGGTGGGCCTGGCTAAGCCCGGGGCCTATGGAGCCGATGTCTGCCACCTGAACCTGCACAAGACCTTCTGCATTCCCCATGGCGGAGGCGGACCAGGGGTGGGACCGATCGCTGTGGCCGCGCACCTGATGCCCTTCCTGCCCGGCCATCCCGCGGCTGAGGCCTGTGGGGGCGACCAGGCCATCGGTCCGGTGAGTGCAGCCCCGTGGGGCAGCGCCAGCATTCTTCCGATCAGCTGGATGTACATCCGGATGATGGGCGGGGCTGGCCTGCGCCAAGCGAGTGCCGTGTCCCTCCTGGCCGCCAATTGGCTGGCCCATCAGTTGGAGGATCACTTTCCAGTGCTCTATCGCGGCCAATCCGGACGGGTGGCCCATGAATGCATCTTTGATTTACGCCCGCTGAAGCGCAGTGCCGGCTTGGAAGTCGATGACCTCGCCAAGCGCCTGATGGACTACGGCTTCCATGCCCCCACGGTGAGTTGGCCGGTGGCCGGCACGGTGATGGTCGAGCCCACAGAAAGCGAGGGTTTGGCGGAGTTGCAGCGCTTCTGCGATGCGCTGGTCGCGATCCGCGCTGAGGCTGCGGCGATTGAGTCGGGAGCGATGGATCCTGAGAACAATCCCCTCAAACGTGCGCCCCATACGTTGTCAGCGGTCACAGCTGATGTTTGGGACCGTCCCTATAGCCGTCAGCAGGCGGCATACCCCCAGGGAGAGGAGCATCACCAGGGCAAGCTTTGGCCGGCGGTGGCTCGCATTGATAACGCCTTTGGTGATCGCAACCTGGTCTGTACTTGCCCATCGGTTGAGGAAATGGCCGTTTCATCGCCAACGGCTGCTTGA